A DNA window from Pedomonas mirosovicensis contains the following coding sequences:
- the nuoL gene encoding NADH-quinone oxidoreductase subunit L: MYQAIVFLPLLAAIVAGLFGRVIGLRPSQIVTTGAVAVSCALSWVAFFEVALGGNATTVTVLPWVHSGALQFDWALRIDTLTAVMLVVVTSVSALVHLYSWGYMSEDPHQPRFFAYLSLFTFAMLMLVTADNLVQMFFGWEGVGLASYLLIGFWYQKPSANAAAMKAFVVNRVGDFGFMLGMFATFMVFDAVGFDAIFGAAPSMAGKTFSFLGYNVDVMTTICLLLFVGAMGKSAQLGLHTWLPDAMEGPTPVSALIHAATMVTAGVFMVARCSPLFEQAPVALEVVTVVGAATALFAATIGTTQNDIKRVIAYSTCSQLGYMFFALGVGAYGAAMFHLFTHAFFKALLFLGAGSVIHSMHHEQDMRYYGGLYKAIPFTYAMMVIGTLALTGFPYTAGYFSKDAIIEAAYASGSTVGMFAFVCGVFAAFLTSFYSWRLAFLTFHGKPRWAGSEHIQHAMHGDHGHGEETDHPVEGEEGAGHGEDARHVEGTAGYHPHESPLVMLVPLAVLAVGAVAAGFVFRDFFIGHGYEHFWNGALTVVGENVLHQMHEPGVLPAWVPWSPSVAMLLGFLLALNSYVINTHIPAAFARTFKGLYIFLYRKWFFDELYNLVFVRPAQWLGRVLWKKGDGAIIDGLGPDGISAAVATVAVKSRRIQTGYVFTYAFAMLIGVAAAVSWFLPKLFSE; encoded by the coding sequence ATGTATCAGGCAATTGTATTTCTGCCGCTCCTGGCGGCCATTGTTGCCGGACTGTTCGGCCGCGTGATCGGTCTGCGCCCGTCGCAGATCGTCACCACCGGCGCAGTCGCGGTTTCCTGTGCCCTGTCCTGGGTTGCGTTCTTCGAGGTGGCGCTGGGCGGCAATGCGACCACCGTTACCGTGCTGCCGTGGGTTCACTCCGGCGCGCTCCAGTTCGACTGGGCGCTGCGGATCGACACCCTGACGGCGGTCATGCTCGTGGTCGTCACCAGCGTTTCGGCCCTCGTGCACCTCTATTCCTGGGGCTACATGTCCGAGGACCCACACCAGCCACGGTTCTTCGCGTACCTGTCGCTGTTCACCTTCGCGATGCTCATGCTCGTGACGGCGGACAACCTGGTGCAGATGTTCTTCGGTTGGGAAGGCGTGGGCCTGGCCTCGTACCTCCTCATCGGTTTCTGGTATCAGAAGCCGTCGGCCAATGCGGCGGCGATGAAGGCGTTCGTGGTCAACCGCGTCGGTGACTTCGGCTTCATGCTCGGCATGTTCGCCACCTTCATGGTGTTCGACGCGGTCGGCTTCGATGCCATCTTCGGCGCAGCGCCCTCGATGGCGGGCAAGACCTTCTCCTTCCTCGGCTATAACGTCGATGTGATGACCACCATCTGCCTGCTGCTCTTCGTGGGTGCGATGGGCAAGTCGGCGCAGCTGGGCCTGCACACCTGGCTGCCGGACGCGATGGAAGGCCCGACCCCGGTGTCGGCGCTCATCCACGCCGCGACCATGGTGACCGCGGGCGTGTTCATGGTGGCGCGCTGCTCGCCGCTGTTCGAACAGGCGCCGGTCGCCCTGGAGGTGGTCACGGTCGTCGGTGCGGCAACCGCGCTGTTCGCCGCCACCATCGGCACCACCCAGAACGACATCAAGCGCGTAATCGCCTACTCGACCTGCTCGCAGCTGGGCTACATGTTCTTCGCACTGGGCGTCGGCGCCTATGGCGCGGCCATGTTCCACCTGTTCACGCACGCCTTCTTCAAGGCGCTGCTGTTCCTGGGCGCGGGCTCGGTCATCCACTCGATGCACCACGAGCAGGATATGCGGTATTACGGTGGCCTCTACAAAGCCATTCCGTTCACCTACGCCATGATGGTCATCGGCACGCTGGCGCTGACGGGCTTCCCGTACACGGCGGGCTACTTCTCGAAGGACGCCATCATCGAGGCGGCCTATGCCTCCGGCTCCACGGTCGGCATGTTCGCCTTCGTCTGCGGCGTGTTCGCGGCGTTCCTCACCAGCTTCTACTCCTGGCGGCTGGCGTTCCTCACCTTCCATGGCAAGCCGCGCTGGGCGGGTTCGGAGCACATCCAGCACGCCATGCACGGTGACCATGGCCATGGCGAGGAAACCGACCACCCGGTCGAGGGTGAGGAAGGCGCAGGCCACGGCGAGGATGCGCGGCATGTCGAGGGTACGGCGGGCTACCACCCGCACGAGAGCCCGCTCGTCATGCTCGTTCCGCTGGCGGTGCTGGCGGTGGGCGCGGTGGCCGCAGGCTTCGTGTTCCGCGACTTCTTCATCGGTCACGGCTACGAGCACTTCTGGAACGGCGCGCTGACGGTCGTCGGCGAGAACGTCCTCCATCAGATGCACGAGCCGGGCGTGCTGCCCGCGTGGGTGCCCTGGTCGCCATCCGTGGCCATGCTGCTGGGCTTCCTGCTGGCGCTCAACAGCTACGTCATCAACACCCACATTCCGGCGGCGTTCGCCCGCACGTTCAAGGGGCTGTACATCTTCCTGTACCGGAAGTGGTTCTTCGATGAGCTGTACAACCTGGTGTTCGTGCGTCCGGCGCAGTGGCTGGGCCGGGTGCTCTGGAAGAAGGGCGACGGGGCGATCATCGACGGCCTTGGTCCGGACGGCATCTCCGCCGCCGTGGCGACGGTCGCCGTCAAGTCCCGGCGTATCCAGACCGGTTATGTGTTCACCTATGCATTCGCCATGTTGATCGGCGTGGCAGCGGCAGTCTCTTGGTTCCTGCCCAAACTGTTTTCGGAGTGA
- the nuoK gene encoding NADH-quinone oxidoreductase subunit NuoK yields the protein MIGLGHYLIVAAILFVVGVLGIFVNRKNVIIILMSIELILLSVNINLVAFSSFLGDMVGQVFTMFVLTVAAGEAAIGLAILVVYFRNRGSIAVEDINMMKG from the coding sequence ATGATCGGATTAGGCCACTACCTGATCGTCGCGGCGATACTCTTCGTCGTAGGCGTGCTGGGCATCTTCGTGAACCGCAAGAACGTCATCATCATTCTGATGTCGATCGAGCTCATCCTGCTCTCGGTCAACATCAACCTCGTCGCCTTCTCGAGCTTCCTCGGCGACATGGTGGGGCAGGTCTTCACCATGTTCGTTCTGACGGTGGCAGCGGGCGAGGCGGCCATCGGTCTTGCCATTCTCGTTGTCTATTTCCGCAACCGCGGCTCCATCGCGGTTGAAGATATCAACATGATGAAGGGCTGA
- a CDS encoding NADH-quinone oxidoreductase subunit J produces MAHALAFYLFSAIVVVSGLMVITAKNPVHSVLWLILAFFNAAGLFVLLGAEFLAMILVIVYVGAVAVLFLFVVMMLDINFEELRKGFAAYLPIGLLVAAILLTELVLLGGAWSMAPTATEALRAPSPEGVANTQALGALIYTDFIYVFQAAGLILLVAMIGAILLTHRQRSGVRKQDITRQNARRPQDAIALVKRQPGQGIE; encoded by the coding sequence GTGGCTCACGCGCTGGCCTTTTATCTGTTCTCAGCCATCGTGGTCGTATCCGGCCTGATGGTGATCACGGCCAAGAATCCGGTGCACTCCGTGCTCTGGCTCATCTTGGCATTCTTCAACGCGGCGGGGCTGTTCGTGCTCCTTGGCGCCGAGTTCCTGGCGATGATCCTGGTCATCGTCTACGTGGGCGCGGTGGCGGTGCTGTTCCTCTTCGTGGTCATGATGCTCGACATCAACTTCGAGGAACTGCGAAAGGGCTTCGCGGCCTATCTGCCCATCGGCTTGCTGGTGGCAGCCATTCTGCTGACCGAGCTGGTCCTTCTGGGCGGCGCCTGGTCGATGGCGCCGACCGCAACGGAAGCGCTGCGGGCTCCGTCCCCCGAAGGGGTGGCCAATACCCAGGCCCTGGGCGCGCTGATCTACACCGACTTCATCTACGTGTTCCAGGCTGCGGGTCTCATCCTGCTGGTCGCGATGATCGGTGCGATCCTGCTGACCCACCGGCAGCGGTCGGGCGTTCGCAAGCAGGACATCACCCGGCAGAACGCGCGCCGTCCCCAGGATGCCATCGCGTTGGTCAAGCGTCAGCCGGGCCAGGGCATCGAGTAG
- the nuoI gene encoding NADH-quinone oxidoreductase subunit NuoI, translated as MSLAFAAKQLLLTEFVKGMALTFKYMFKEKATINYPFEKGPLSPRFRGEHALRRYPNGEERCIACKLCEAVCPAQAITIEAEPRADGSRRTTRYDIDMTKCIYCGFCQEACPVDAIVEGPNFEFSTETREELLYNKDRLLANGERWEREIAQNLALDAPYR; from the coding sequence ATGTCACTCGCATTTGCCGCCAAACAGCTCCTCCTCACGGAATTCGTGAAGGGCATGGCCTTGACCTTCAAGTACATGTTCAAGGAGAAGGCGACGATCAACTACCCCTTCGAGAAGGGGCCGCTCAGCCCTCGCTTCCGTGGTGAGCACGCCCTGCGCCGTTATCCCAACGGCGAAGAGCGCTGCATCGCCTGCAAGCTGTGCGAGGCGGTCTGCCCGGCGCAGGCCATCACCATCGAGGCCGAACCGCGTGCCGACGGCTCCCGCCGCACCACGCGCTACGACATCGACATGACCAAGTGCATCTACTGCGGCTTCTGCCAGGAAGCCTGCCCGGTGGACGCCATCGTCGAGGGTCCGAACTTCGAGTTCTCGACCGAAACCCGTGAAGAGCTGCTCTACAACAAGGACCGGCTGCTCGCGAACGGTGAACGGTGGGAGCGGGAGATCGCCCAAAACCTTGCTCTGGACGCACCCTACCGTTAA
- the nuoH gene encoding NADH-quinone oxidoreductase subunit NuoH, whose translation MVEWFQQTWLGPVGGYLVAYVLLILAIVLPLLLAVAMSVYVDRKVWAAMQLRRGPNVVGPFGLLQSFADGLKLFLKETIVPSGANKGIFIIAPMLTFTLALVAWAVIPFSAEMVLADINVGVLYLFAISSMGVYGIIMSGWASNSKYPFLGGLRSAAQMVSYEVSIGFVIVCVLLMVGSLNLNDIVKSQQGAVLGIFNMYVLHPLLFPMAVIFFISALAETNRPPFDLPEAEAELVAGYQVEYSSMAFALFFLGEYANILLMCAMTSVLFFGGWLPPVDWAPLYAVPGFIWLFAKICFFFFVYAWVKATVPRYRYDQLMRLGWKVFLPLSLFWVVVVSGTLVLTDSLPK comes from the coding sequence ATGGTTGAGTGGTTTCAGCAAACGTGGCTAGGCCCGGTAGGCGGTTATCTGGTCGCCTACGTTCTCTTGATTTTGGCGATTGTTCTGCCGCTGCTGCTGGCGGTGGCCATGTCGGTCTATGTTGACCGCAAGGTGTGGGCGGCAATGCAGCTGCGCCGCGGCCCGAACGTGGTGGGCCCGTTCGGCCTGCTGCAATCGTTTGCGGACGGCCTCAAGCTGTTCCTCAAGGAAACGATCGTCCCGTCGGGCGCCAACAAGGGCATCTTCATCATCGCGCCGATGCTCACCTTCACCTTGGCGCTGGTCGCCTGGGCGGTGATCCCGTTCTCGGCGGAGATGGTGCTGGCGGACATCAACGTCGGCGTGCTCTACCTGTTCGCCATTTCGTCCATGGGCGTTTACGGCATCATCATGTCGGGCTGGGCGTCCAACTCCAAGTATCCGTTCCTAGGCGGCCTGCGCTCGGCCGCGCAGATGGTGTCCTACGAAGTCTCCATCGGCTTTGTCATCGTCTGCGTGCTGCTGATGGTCGGCTCGCTCAACCTGAACGATATCGTGAAGTCCCAGCAGGGCGCGGTGCTCGGCATCTTCAACATGTATGTGCTGCACCCGCTGCTGTTCCCGATGGCGGTCATCTTCTTCATCTCGGCGCTGGCCGAGACGAACCGTCCGCCGTTCGACCTTCCGGAAGCCGAGGCCGAGCTGGTCGCGGGCTATCAGGTGGAATACTCGTCCATGGCCTTCGCCCTGTTCTTCCTGGGTGAATACGCCAACATCCTCCTGATGTGCGCCATGACCTCCGTGCTGTTCTTCGGTGGCTGGCTGCCGCCGGTGGATTGGGCGCCGCTCTATGCCGTGCCGGGCTTCATCTGGCTGTTCGCCAAGATTTGCTTCTTCTTCTTCGTGTATGCGTGGGTGAAGGCAACCGTGCCGAGGTACCGCTACGACCAGCTGATGCGTCTGGGCTGGAAGGTCTTCCTGCCGCTCAGCCTGTTCTGGGTCGTTGTGGTCAGCGGAACGCTGGTCCTCACCGACAGCCTGCCGAAGTGA
- the nuoG gene encoding NADH-quinone oxidoreductase subunit NuoG translates to MPKLTVDGIEVEVPAGATVLQACEVAGKEIPRFCYHERLSIAGNCRMCLVEQEKAPKPIASCAMPAADGMVIHTNTPKVKKAREGVMEFLLINHPLDCPICDQGGECDLQDEAMAYGRGFSRYDENKRAVTEKYMGPLIKTQMTRCIHCTRCVRFAEEVAGVEEIGAIYRGENMQITTYLEKAVTSELSANVIDLCPVGALTSKPYAFSARPWELSKNESIDVMDAVGSNIRVDARANEVMRVLPRLNEEVNEEWISDKTRYAVDGLIRRRLDRPWVRVDGKLREASWQDAFQAIKSGLSGLEGNQIAGLAGDLAEVEALVALKDLLNKLGSTTLECRLDGAMIDPSVRSSYLFNSTISGAEVADFILMIGTNPRIEAPLINTRIRKAVRKQGAKAFNLGPAAELGYPVEQLGDDLSILKGIASGAHPLAESLKNAQRPMIVVGMGALARADGAAVLSAARSIADKFGLVKDGWNGFNVLHTAAGRVGALDIGFVTDGGLEGIRSKVAEGAIKAVFLAGVDEIDTSFLKDTFTIYIGTHGDEGVRHADVILPGAAYTEKSGTWVNTEGRVQRGIRAVFPPGDAREDWTILRALSDVLGQRLPYDSIVQLRERMAEVAPHLGQLGITPAAWGDFGVAGGISSAPVALPITNFYQTNPIARASDTMAACVREILGEQTQATGTHG, encoded by the coding sequence ATGCCCAAACTGACTGTTGACGGCATCGAAGTCGAGGTTCCGGCCGGCGCGACCGTGCTGCAGGCCTGCGAAGTCGCAGGCAAGGAAATCCCGCGCTTCTGCTACCACGAGCGCCTCTCGATCGCCGGTAACTGCCGCATGTGCCTGGTGGAGCAGGAAAAGGCTCCCAAGCCGATCGCGTCCTGCGCGATGCCGGCCGCCGACGGCATGGTGATCCACACCAACACGCCGAAGGTGAAGAAGGCGCGGGAAGGGGTGATGGAGTTCCTCCTCATCAACCACCCGCTGGATTGCCCAATCTGCGACCAGGGCGGCGAGTGCGATCTGCAGGATGAAGCCATGGCCTACGGCCGGGGCTTCAGCCGGTATGACGAGAACAAGCGCGCCGTGACCGAGAAGTACATGGGTCCGCTCATCAAGACGCAGATGACCCGGTGCATCCACTGCACCCGCTGCGTGCGCTTCGCCGAGGAAGTGGCAGGCGTGGAAGAAATTGGCGCGATCTATCGCGGCGAGAACATGCAGATCACCACCTATCTTGAAAAGGCGGTGACTTCCGAGCTTTCGGCCAACGTGATCGACCTCTGCCCGGTCGGCGCACTGACCTCCAAGCCCTATGCCTTCTCGGCCCGTCCGTGGGAGCTTTCGAAGAACGAGAGCATCGACGTGATGGATGCCGTCGGCTCTAACATCCGCGTCGACGCGCGCGCCAACGAAGTGATGCGCGTGCTGCCGCGCCTCAACGAAGAGGTCAATGAGGAGTGGATCTCCGACAAGACCCGCTACGCCGTTGACGGTCTGATCCGCCGCCGCCTCGATCGCCCGTGGGTGCGGGTGGACGGCAAGCTGCGCGAGGCCAGCTGGCAGGATGCCTTCCAGGCGATCAAGTCCGGCCTGTCGGGCCTTGAGGGCAACCAGATCGCGGGCCTGGCCGGTGATCTGGCCGAGGTGGAAGCCCTCGTTGCGCTGAAGGACCTGCTGAACAAGCTGGGCTCGACCACGCTCGAATGCCGCCTCGACGGCGCGATGATCGACCCGAGCGTGCGGTCCTCCTACCTGTTCAACAGCACCATTTCCGGTGCCGAGGTTGCCGACTTCATCCTGATGATCGGCACCAATCCGCGCATCGAGGCGCCGCTCATCAACACCCGTATCCGCAAGGCGGTTCGTAAGCAGGGGGCCAAGGCCTTCAACCTGGGTCCGGCGGCGGAACTGGGCTATCCGGTCGAGCAGCTGGGTGATGACCTGTCGATCCTGAAGGGCATCGCATCGGGCGCTCACCCGCTGGCGGAAAGCCTGAAGAACGCGCAGCGGCCGATGATCGTCGTTGGCATGGGCGCCCTGGCCCGCGCGGACGGCGCGGCGGTGCTGAGCGCTGCCCGCTCGATCGCCGACAAGTTCGGCCTGGTGAAGGACGGCTGGAACGGCTTCAACGTGCTGCATACGGCCGCCGGCCGCGTCGGCGCGCTCGACATCGGCTTCGTGACTGACGGTGGTCTGGAGGGTATCCGCTCGAAGGTCGCCGAAGGCGCGATCAAGGCAGTGTTCCTGGCCGGCGTCGATGAAATCGACACCAGCTTCCTGAAGGACACCTTCACCATCTACATCGGCACCCACGGCGACGAGGGCGTCCGCCATGCGGACGTGATCCTGCCGGGCGCGGCCTACACCGAGAAGTCCGGCACCTGGGTCAACACCGAGGGCCGGGTGCAGCGGGGCATTCGCGCCGTCTTCCCGCCGGGAGACGCCCGCGAGGACTGGACCATCCTGCGCGCCCTGTCGGACGTGCTGGGCCAGCGCCTGCCGTACGACAGCATCGTGCAGCTGCGCGAGCGCATGGCGGAAGTCGCGCCGCATCTGGGGCAGCTCGGCATCACGCCTGCGGCCTGGGGCGATTTCGGCGTGGCGGGCGGTATTTCCTCCGCGCCGGTTGCGCTGCCGATCACCAACTTCTATCAAACCAACCCGATCGCGCGGGCAAGCGACACCATGGCCGCCTGCGTGCGCGAAATTCTGGGCGAACAAACGCAGGCGACAGGCACCCATGGTTGA
- the nuoF gene encoding NADH-quinone oxidoreductase subunit NuoF, whose amino-acid sequence MLQDKDRIFTNLYGYEGWDIDSAMKRGDWDNTKALLERGPDAIIQEIKDSGLRGRGGAGFPTGLKWSFMPKESKDGRPSYLVINADESEPGTCKDREIIRHDPQKLIEGALVAGFAMRARAAYIYIRGEFIQEANRLDAAIQQAYDKGFIGKNACGSGYDFDVYLHRGAGAYICGEETALIESIEGKKGQPRLKPPFPANVGLYGCPTTVNNVESIAVTPTILRRGASWFTSFGRPNNHGTKLFCISGHVNKPCTVEESMSITFRELIEKHCGGIRGGWDNLLAVIPGGSSVPALPAEQIIDTPMDFDALRELRSGLGTAAVIVMDKSTDLIKAISRISYFYKHESCGQCTPCREGTGWMWRVMERLVKGDADPAEIDMLYEVSTQVEGHTICALGDAAAWPVQGLIRNFRPIIEERIASRRKAALQAAE is encoded by the coding sequence ATGCTGCAGGATAAAGACCGCATCTTCACCAACCTCTACGGCTATGAGGGCTGGGATATCGACTCCGCGATGAAGCGCGGCGACTGGGATAACACCAAAGCTCTGCTTGAGCGTGGCCCGGACGCGATCATCCAGGAGATCAAGGATTCCGGCCTGCGCGGCCGTGGCGGCGCGGGCTTCCCGACCGGCCTCAAGTGGTCGTTCATGCCGAAGGAGAGCAAGGACGGCCGCCCGAGCTACCTCGTCATCAACGCGGACGAGTCCGAGCCCGGCACCTGCAAGGACCGTGAGATCATCCGCCACGATCCGCAGAAGCTGATCGAGGGCGCGCTGGTCGCCGGCTTCGCCATGCGGGCCCGCGCGGCTTACATCTACATCCGCGGCGAGTTCATCCAGGAAGCCAACCGGCTGGATGCTGCCATCCAGCAGGCTTACGACAAGGGCTTCATCGGCAAGAACGCCTGCGGTTCGGGCTATGACTTCGACGTCTACCTGCACCGGGGCGCGGGCGCCTACATCTGCGGCGAAGAGACGGCGCTCATCGAGTCCATCGAGGGCAAGAAGGGCCAGCCGCGCCTGAAGCCGCCGTTCCCGGCGAATGTGGGCCTCTATGGCTGCCCGACCACGGTGAACAATGTGGAATCGATCGCAGTCACCCCGACGATCCTGCGGCGCGGGGCCAGCTGGTTCACCTCGTTCGGCCGCCCGAACAACCACGGCACCAAGCTGTTCTGCATCTCCGGCCACGTGAACAAGCCGTGCACCGTGGAAGAAAGCATGTCGATCACCTTCCGCGAGCTGATCGAGAAGCACTGCGGCGGTATTCGCGGCGGCTGGGACAATCTGCTGGCGGTCATTCCGGGCGGCTCCTCGGTTCCGGCGCTGCCGGCCGAGCAGATCATCGACACACCGATGGATTTCGACGCCCTGCGTGAGCTGCGCTCGGGTCTCGGCACGGCTGCCGTCATTGTGATGGACAAGTCGACCGACCTCATCAAGGCGATCAGCCGCATCAGCTACTTCTACAAGCACGAGAGCTGCGGCCAGTGCACGCCGTGCCGCGAGGGCACCGGCTGGATGTGGCGGGTGATGGAGCGCCTGGTGAAGGGCGATGCCGACCCGGCCGAGATCGACATGCTGTATGAAGTTTCGACCCAGGTCGAAGGCCACACCATCTGCGCCCTTGGCGACGCGGCGGCCTGGCCGGTCCAGGGTCTCATTCGCAACTTCCGGCCCATTATCGAAGAGCGCATCGCCAGCCGGCGCAAGGCCGCTCTGCAGGCGGCGGAGTAA
- the nuoE gene encoding NADH-quinone oxidoreductase subunit NuoE has protein sequence MADAAPVKVDPNFGRDFKWTSENEAFAKTVIARYPAGRQQSAVMRLLDLAQRQVAQQYGGGAWLPVPVIEYVANYLDMPYIRVYEVASFYTMYNLNPVGKHHVQVCGTTPCWLRGSDDVFRACKDMGLEKGKVTNDGLFTLTEVECLGACVNAPMMQINDHFYEDLTYDSTKAILEALARGEEPKPGPQVDRQFSAPVGGPTTLKDKVA, from the coding sequence ATGGCCGACGCAGCACCCGTGAAGGTCGATCCCAACTTCGGCCGTGATTTCAAGTGGACTTCCGAGAACGAGGCGTTCGCCAAGACGGTGATCGCCCGCTATCCGGCCGGGCGTCAGCAGTCGGCAGTGATGCGTCTGCTCGACCTGGCCCAGCGCCAGGTGGCCCAGCAATACGGCGGCGGCGCCTGGCTGCCGGTGCCGGTGATCGAGTACGTCGCCAACTACCTCGATATGCCGTACATCCGGGTCTACGAGGTGGCGTCGTTCTACACGATGTACAACCTGAACCCGGTCGGCAAGCACCACGTCCAGGTGTGCGGCACCACGCCGTGCTGGCTGCGCGGTTCGGACGACGTGTTCCGCGCCTGCAAGGACATGGGGTTGGAGAAGGGCAAGGTCACGAACGACGGCCTGTTCACCCTGACCGAGGTCGAGTGCCTGGGCGCGTGCGTGAATGCGCCGATGATGCAGATCAACGATCACTTCTACGAAGATCTGACCTACGACAGCACCAAGGCCATTCTGGAGGCTCTGGCGCGTGGCGAGGAGCCGAAGCCGGGGCCGCAGGTGGACCGGCAGTTCTCGGCTCCCGTCGGTGGCCCGACGACGCTGAAGGACAAGGTGGCGTGA
- a CDS encoding NADH-quinone oxidoreductase subunit D, with protein MSEIDIQNYTINFGPQHPAAHGVLRLVMELDGEVIERVDPHVGLLHRGTEKLSEYKTYLQALPYMDRLDYVSPMCQEHAYVLGIEKLLGLDVPLRAQYLRVMWSEITRIKNHLMNVCTHAMDVGALTPILWGFEEREKLMVFYERVSGARMHAAYFRPGGVHQDMTPELAKDIWDWTETFPKVLADLETLLLDNRIFKQRNVDIGVISAEDAMAWGFSGPMLRGSGVAWDLRKAQPYDVYDRMDFDVVVGKNGDCYDRYVLRFEEMKQSLKIIRQCLNEMPAGPVLSMDRKVTPPRRGEMKRSMEALIHHFKLYTEGFHVPAGEVYAAVEAPKGEFGIYLVSDGTNKPYRCHIRASGFAHLSAMDFLCKGHMLADAPAVLGSLDIVFGEVDR; from the coding sequence ATGTCCGAAATTGATATTCAGAACTACACCATCAACTTCGGCCCCCAGCATCCGGCGGCCCACGGCGTGCTGCGCCTGGTCATGGAGCTGGACGGCGAGGTGATCGAGCGCGTGGACCCGCACGTCGGCCTCCTGCATCGCGGCACCGAAAAGCTTTCCGAGTACAAGACCTACCTGCAGGCGCTGCCCTACATGGACCGGCTCGACTACGTGTCGCCCATGTGCCAGGAGCACGCCTATGTGCTCGGCATCGAGAAGCTGCTTGGCCTCGACGTGCCGCTGCGCGCCCAGTACCTGCGCGTGATGTGGTCGGAAATTACCCGCATCAAGAACCACCTGATGAACGTCTGCACCCACGCCATGGACGTGGGCGCGCTGACGCCGATCCTGTGGGGCTTCGAGGAGCGCGAGAAGCTCATGGTGTTCTATGAGCGCGTCTCGGGCGCCCGCATGCACGCGGCCTATTTCCGCCCCGGCGGCGTCCACCAGGACATGACGCCGGAGCTGGCCAAGGACATCTGGGACTGGACGGAAACCTTCCCGAAGGTTCTCGCCGACCTTGAGACCCTGCTGCTCGACAACCGCATCTTCAAGCAGCGCAACGTCGACATCGGCGTGATCTCGGCGGAAGACGCCATGGCATGGGGCTTCTCGGGCCCGATGCTGCGCGGCTCGGGCGTCGCCTGGGACCTCCGCAAGGCTCAGCCGTACGACGTTTACGACCGCATGGACTTCGACGTCGTGGTCGGCAAGAACGGCGACTGCTATGATCGTTACGTGCTCCGCTTCGAAGAGATGAAGCAGAGCCTCAAGATCATCCGTCAGTGCCTCAACGAGATGCCGGCAGGTCCGGTGCTCTCGATGGACCGCAAGGTCACGCCGCCGCGCCGTGGCGAGATGAAGCGCTCGATGGAAGCGCTCATCCACCACTTCAAGCTCTACACCGAAGGCTTCCACGTTCCGGCGGGCGAAGTCTATGCGGCGGTCGAAGCGCCCAAGGGCGAGTTCGGCATCTATCTGGTGTCCGACGGCACCAACAAGCCGTACCGCTGCCATATCCGCGCTTCGGGCTTCGCGCACCTGTCCGCCATGGACTTCCTGTGCAAGGGCCACATGCTGGCGGACGCCCCGGCGGTGCTGGGCTCTCTCGATATCGTGTTTGGTGAGGTGGACCGCTGA
- a CDS encoding NuoB/complex I 20 kDa subunit family protein, protein MQSSATALTPTTNDQFFNDLNKELTDKGFLVTKAEDLIAWARTGSLWWMTFGLACCAVEMMHTNMPRYDLERFGVAPRASPRQSDVMIVAGTLTNKMAPALRRVYDQMSEPRYVISMGSCANGGGYYHYSYSVVRGCDRIVPVDIYVPGCPPTAEALLYGVLLLQKKIRREGTIER, encoded by the coding sequence ATGCAGTCCTCGGCAACGGCCCTGACGCCGACGACGAACGATCAGTTCTTTAACGACCTGAACAAGGAACTGACCGACAAGGGTTTCCTCGTGACCAAGGCAGAGGATCTCATCGCCTGGGCACGCACCGGTTCGCTGTGGTGGATGACGTTCGGCCTTGCCTGCTGCGCGGTCGAGATGATGCACACCAACATGCCGCGTTACGATCTGGAGCGCTTCGGCGTCGCCCCGCGCGCGTCGCCGCGTCAGTCCGACGTGATGATCGTCGCCGGCACGCTGACCAACAAGATGGCCCCGGCGCTGCGTCGCGTTTACGACCAGATGTCCGAGCCGCGCTACGTGATCTCGATGGGGTCGTGCGCGAACGGCGGCGGTTACTACCACTACAGCTATTCGGTGGTGCGCGGCTGCGACCGCATCGTGCCCGTGGACATCTACGTTCCCGGCTGCCCGCCGACGGCGGAAGCGCTGCTTTACGGCGTTCTGCTGCTTCAGAAGAAAATCCGGCGGGAAGGGACGATTGAACGATGA
- a CDS encoding NADH-quinone oxidoreductase subunit A, protein MPEVAQSYLPILIFLGIAIVFSGIFVALPVVVSSLGGMQKPDPEKLAAYECGFEAFDDARRKFDVRFYLVSILFIIFDLEVAFLFPWAVSLGKIGVFGFWSMVCFLGVLTIGFIYEWKKGALEWE, encoded by the coding sequence ATGCCTGAGGTCGCGCAGTCATATTTGCCGATCCTGATCTTTCTCGGGATCGCCATTGTTTTTTCCGGCATTTTCGTCGCATTGCCCGTCGTCGTCAGTTCGCTCGGCGGCATGCAGAAGCCGGACCCGGAAAAGCTGGCCGCCTACGAGTGCGGTTTCGAGGCGTTCGATGACGCCCGTCGTAAGTTCGACGTGCGGTTCTATCTGGTCTCGATCCTGTTCATCATCTTCGATCTGGAGGTGGCCTTCCTGTTTCCGTGGGCGGTGAGCCTCGGCAAGATCGGGGTGTTCGGTTTCTGGTCGATGGTCTGCTTCCTGGGCGTTCTGACCATCGGCTTCATCTACGAGTGGAAGAAGGGGGCGTTGGAATGGGAGTAA